Genomic DNA from Eleutherodactylus coqui strain aEleCoq1 chromosome 8, aEleCoq1.hap1, whole genome shotgun sequence:
atatatatgttttggtGTATGTGGCAGGACATGTATTGGGTTATTATGCATTGACCAGGAAATGCAGCCTGGCTGTACTATATATAGTACCTTACTTTCCCTGTGCTGCGGGAGAAATGAGCAGAGCTAGGTTAGCACAGATGAGGACTAAATGGCATTAAAGTGTTAGAAACGTTTGTCAGTCATGcccacaaataaaaaaataaaatgaattgaTAGGGGTATCACAAGATAAAATATTCTTGCAGGAGTTCTCCAATGCTAAAAAAGATGGGAATCATTGCTCTATAATACACCTCTGGAATTCTCTTAGACCAAGCCACCAAAGTGTACGGTCAGCCACAGCTGGTTTCTGAAGCTGGACCCAAAGTGATCAGTTGATTGCCAGGTCAGATTCAACTTAAAGAGGAAGAATGGATAAGTATaatgtttatttgttttttttcatgggtgtcattattattatctaagggggacattattactagcCAATATAGCAAATCAAAGAAATCAGCCCACCGATTCTTATAATTCAATTCAGCCGTTCAATGCATAGAAGTGCAAGGAAAACCCAGTGGACTACTGGTAATTGTGCTACTCCAGAATGAATGCATAAAATTCcaacatttctttaaaaatatagcttttatttcTTAAACCATAAAAACAGTTTGCATGGTGTATGTATCATAGTGTTATGGTATACACACCATGGAAACAGTTTTTATAGATTAAGAAATTAACGTTACATTTTAAAGGAAGTGTTGGAATTTTATGCATTCATTCTGGGACATTATTACTAGCACCTACGGAGGGCATTGCTAACAACTAAGGGGCAATATAACTATATAAGGCAGCATTCATATGGGATATATAGTTATAGAAGAGGGGGACAATATTGTTACTAATATAAGGGGTATTCAAGGGCGTCATTATTACTTTataaaggggacagtattactttgtaggggGGTACTCACAGGGAGAATTACTACCTTTAAAAAGGTACAAAGGGGCATTGTTAGTGTCTAGGAGGAAAATAGGATACTATTTCTTGCTGACTCTGCCTCCTGGTCACACAGAGCAGGAGGTGGCGGGACGAGATGGGGAACAGCAGCAATAAACACTGCCAGACACTACTCAAATGcccctgcactatgccagtcactgcattggctgcccatccactacagaactcaattcaagctCATCACCCTCACGCCTAATGCTctccatggcgctgcaccaccgtacatcgcttccctcctgtccatttaTCACTCAGCcactctgctaacacactcagactaaaaacccctctaatacaaacctcacacgcTTGCCTCCAgggcttctctagagcagcaccggtcctcggAACgccctaccccaaaacatccagaaGATCCCTGACGCATAGAACTTCAGACGCACCTTATagatgcacctcttcaaagaagcataccaaacctcctgatctagttccCCAGCCCCAGAACATGCCACCTGCCCCttcctatggctttccacttttgcctgtCATGTACACCTTCTGCCCCATACCTCCTGTACTATTCCCACcctgtttgtgtcctaaaaactgtatattaCATATTATCATCACACTGCTGTATTCCCACTTGCTCTACCACCTGCCGCTGTACCTTCTGTtatcaccccaccccctttgTTTCTTAATAATTGAATACCATATGTAATTTTGTGATTGTTATATTGtctgtgttccccatgtgccttgaaagcactgcagaatacgttggcgctataaaaataaatattattacAATTATGATTAGTATTTGCAGCAGGTAGAGTGGTAACAATGTTATATGAAAACTctctattttttgtgtgtgtgtgtgtgtgtgtggggggggggggggttgggcgcaACAAATAACTGATCTTTTAAGACCCTAGCACCGTCTAAGGTCTTAAACAGTAAGACAGTGTGCCATCAGTCACCAAAACCACTGCAGTAACTGGCTGGATCTAGATTCTCCAGATGATATGTTCTAGTAACCCTTCAGTTTCAAGACAAATTTCTGAAAGAGAAGTAGATTACCTGCTGCTATTCCTCTCTGCCAATGTCCCTTAGATTCGCTGGTGTGGCATCCCGTTTACGCAGTCCTAGGAGAGCTTCAATTTTCGAGCTAGTCAGTACACACTGAGCActgatctctgattggccagttacAGTTTATTGTAGACTAACATTACCAATGCGCTGTTCGGACATGGAAGACCAACAGGAGGTAAATTAACTAGCCACTTTGGTCCCAGGAGaagattttgtcccaaaactggaggatcACTTTACCCTATTCtttaggtcagtatgattacaagaAAACCATTTTTTGTTGTACTTCTTTTAAAACATAAAGTGTTtttctgtgagaaaaaaaatacttctGAACCccacaactttttatttttctatcaatgggTGTGTGTGTGGAAACTTTTTTCTGTAGGACAATCTGTAAGttctattggaaccattttggggtacatatgactttttgattgctttttattaacttttttctttgaaacaggttgaccaaaaaagagcaattaTTGCTCTGTGTATTTCTTTTCTGATGGAGTTCACAGTGCAGCATAAATATTGTATTACTTTAATAGGTCATGCTTTTAcagatgtggggatgccagataTGTTTGGTTTtcttgatttgatttttttttatattaaaactaggaaaattttgttgttttttaaaactttcaatTTTTCTCTCTAATAATTTAATTTATTTCCCCTTAGTTCCCAATAGAGTGCTTGAACCTACAGCCGTTTGTAGTATACTGTACTTTTGCAGGTGTTCTAATGAATCGTGCCACACGAAAGCGTAAAAGGCAAAAGTCCATGGTATGCTGGTCTCCAAACTGCCATGATGACTGAACTGCATCTTGTGATCTCATTGTGGGAGTGGAGGGGGCGTTTGGGAGACAGAGAAAGCCACCTTCTTCTGTTAGGTCACTTAAATGCTCTTACAGGATCACCAACTGACTACGTgccatttgaaaaaaattgtgtctTTCATGTATTTGGGCTCCCTCAAGTAACTGAGTGAGGGTGCAGCTGCTATTGTTGCACCCTTAAAATAAATTGTGCCTTACAGTAGCTTTTAGCTAATTATGGGCAATTTGGACTGATGATTTTTATGGTCTCATTTTGATTTTATGACTTGCATCAGTGGTTCATTAGATAAATTAACAAAATCAAGGGAGAGATAGTGCAAACTTGGCATAGTGCAACTGGAGATGCAAAATCCTTTGGGAGCTAAATCCCTATGTTGCAGACCTTAGCAGTTATGGAAATACACGAAATTTTAATCCTCATATTTACCATATATTTTgctctataagacacactttttttcccctctgaagtggagggaaaaagtcagtgcgtcctATAGAGCGAATGTACTGAAATCGGACCTGCGGGTAGCTGAAAAGGATTGCAAATCCTTCTCAGAGCTGCCAGCCATTTGCTTTCAAACCAGGTACAACAGGAGAGCACAGCAgcctgtacaacagctgattgctgtggGCAGGGCAGTAGCAGGGAGCTGAGTGATCAGCTGTTGTACGGGCAGCTAATTAGTGAGAGGGAACTGCTGCTCCCCCCTCATCAATCAGCTGTAGGTATATAGACGGCTCTCACATCTGCCAGCTACATAGCAAGGGGAGGTGTAAGGAGGGGGAGAAATAGCTGCCAGTATGGTGTATACATTCGTGCCTAGATTTGCACAAATGTATACACCATACATCACCATAATGAGACATGCTGGGCTCctgaaaagttgggtgacaactaatggaatcatcattacatttccactcagctcttccaggatcctgaatgccaactgcagagttatgcaggCATGTATATAACATGCTATacctagtcaaacatggcattcagggctcctagAAAGCTGGGTGAGAAGTAATAaaatcaccattacatttacactcagctgtccctggatcctgaatggcaggttgatAAGTGGTATATAGTTCATTCTTAGgtggtactactgctctttattcccgCTGTAATACCTCCCTCCTTGCCTGGTCTGGGGAAattgaaaatattttttccctattttcctcctctaaaacctaggtgctccttatagagcgaaaaatacaatatatatttttctttatttttaaagtatATGTAATAGTATCAAATCTCTGTGTTGCAATCTACTGAATTTACATAGTGTGACTTTCATAGTCTGCATATTTTCAATCGATATTAAGAAAttcttatatatattatattaatgagacaatatattttgtatttgtttgacattttattttgatgtttttttatttaacatgTTTAATGTATCTTTCTTTAATGATGTATGTTTAAAATAATTCCTGAACTCTCCTGAAAGAACCTACTCTAGGGGTTACAGCTCCCCACTCAGTGTATCTCCTGTACTCTCCTGGTCTCAGGTAATACTGACGTCCCCGGTAGTTTGGCAGCTCATAGAAGATCCAGTGTCCTTCAAGTACATTGCAGGAGTGGATGTCATGATAATTGAATTCTTCATGGACTTGAGGGCAGTCCTCAACGAACTCCATCATCTGGCCCCTGAACTCTTCCCTTTCATAGATCCTCATTCTAAAGGATCCACGGTGCTATGAGGAAAAAATAAGTTAATTATTAAACATTGCATTCCTATATCTATGTTCACAGGAAATGTCTGTTACACAGCAAGgcatttttattacaattttttataTAATTGAATATGGAATTTGCGTTTGTTATTTCCTTGGTATGAGAACGTAATAATGGAGCtcaaacattttttgtttttttgggagaCTGGTatgcagacttaaaggggttgtcccgcggcagcaagtgggtctatacacttctgtatggccataataatgcactttgtaatgtacattgtgcattaattatgagccatacagaagttataaaaagttttttacttacctgctccgttgctggcgtcctcgttcccatggagccgactaattttcgctctccgatggccaaattagccgtgcttgcgcagtccgggtcttctgcagtcttctatggggccgctcgtgtagaatgccggctccgtgtagccccgcctcgtcacgtgccgattccagccaatcaggaggctggaatcggcaatggaccgcacagaagccctgcggtccacggagacagaggatcccggcggccatctttagcaggtaagtatgaagacgccggaccgccgggattcaggtaagtgctgtgcgggttgtttttttaacccctgcatcggggttgtctcgcgccgaacggagggggggttaaaaaaaaaaaaaaaaaccgtttcggcgcgggacaacccctttaagggagttaTTTGATATTCACTGGATAGGAAACATCTTGTTGATCGGTAAGacccagcactagagatgagcgagcatactcgtccgagcttgatgatcattcgagtattagggtgctcgagatgctcgctactcgagacgagcaccacgcggtgctcgtctcgattaaacgagcactgaccattgaattcaatggagtcggcaatacagccggctccattgaaagcaatgggctgccggctagcgcgggatgaattttcgggaagggcttaaaaatataagcccttccctgaaaatcatcctaaaatgtgtaaaaagtaaaaaaaaaaaatactcaccttgtcccggcagaacgatgttagcccattgaattcaatggagccagcaatacagccggctccattgaaagcaatgggctgacggcgatcgcacaatgaattttcgggaagggcttaaatatataagcccttccctgcaattcatccagaaatgtttaaaaataaaaaatatatagccaTGGTTAGATTTTAGATCATCCCCCAGAATGGGGGAGTGGATCTCGCAGACCACAAGAGCGTCGTAGGCTGGCAATCCCCCAGAATTACTCAGTGAGATAACTGAGGAGCGAtacacccacccccacccccctctccgacgcagaggggaggaggcattGCTAAAAGGAAACCCGAACCCTCCCCTGGGAAACACACCGCACGCTGATGGGCtcaagcaaaaaaggaaaaataaacagaATAGTTCTGAGATGTCATAACCTTGAACTCAAGgtaccccccccccacaaacccAACCCCCTCCTACTTCCCGCTCAATGTCACCTGTTTCCCCCCTCTCTTTTTCTTTAGGTTTGTTTTACACTTCCTCCTAGACACCTACCCTGGGGTGGGCTAGAAAGGAGTTCCCCCCTTCCTGGAAAACGGTAGTCAGAGAGAAACTTTCAGCAGGCTCCATAAAGGAAAAGTGCTGGAGCCGGATTAATGGATGCACAATGAGACGGTCATATGTTTTGTATGTTCTATAGATTGAAAAGCATTCAAGAATGTACTCTGTCATCACTCTCTGTCACAATAAAATCCGTttgaactaaaataaaaaaaatatatatactcacctggtcccggcagacggagttcagctgcggccagctagcagttctcctgaactgctctgaacagctgtgagtagtattcagcagccggggatttaaaatccccgcctgctgaatgagctgcctctgattggtcacagcctgaccaatcagaggcagatctcactcacacccattcatgaattcatgaatgggtgagtgaatgctgcctctgattggctcagcgcagctctcagctgaatgacagcagttcagcaccacagtgcaggggacagcaggagaagacctggctgtgcccctgcagctgaagggaggtgagtacctattttttttgttttttaaatcacttttaattcatttccagggaatggcttatatgtaaagcccttccctgaaaaagaattcaggtgtgccagcggaccattgtcttcaatggagtcgccggcagcagcagcggctccattgaagagaatgcctgcatttttattcttttttacactaaaatctttccttttcaagtaagggcttatatttttaagcccttcccgaaaattcatcccgcgctcgccggcagcccattgctttcaatggagccggctgtattgccggctccattgaattcaatgggctaacatcgttcttctctgccacagctgttacagctgtggcagaggagaatgatcgttatgctgacagtgtgtggggggtggggtggggtctcACTctcgccactattgtggcttaattgtgagacctcggagcccgaaatgcagccctgcatgttgctccttgcctgccctatccatttctgtgttttttacatgactttggtgatttgctaagattttcacaaatgaaaaccttagcggagcaccagtcatatacaaaaatactcgagtcacccattgacttcaatggggttcgttactcgaaacgaactctcgagcatcactgaaagttcgactcgagtaaagagcactcgagcattttggtgctcgctcatctctacccagcacCAATCCCGAGAACGGGCGTCccgtgttccccatgcctttCACTGCACCCCTTGCAGTGAGGGGGAGGTTGAATAGAGTTATGGCCATGCAAGCACGCTATTGCTTCATtcatttttaatgggactgctggagctaGCCAAGTGGCAAGCActtaggtatttccatcagccccaccaAAATTAATGTCAGCCGTGAATGttcggccagtgctccattcagtgatGAGAAGCGGGAGGTATGGGACCCTTATTCTTAGGATTGGTGGGTGTCTccgcggtgagacccccacgaaTCAACACGTtgtcccctatcctatggatagtgtATGACTTGTAACTGTGGAacgaccctttaaaggggttctaaagAAATTAAACATTGAAAGTTTATCCAAAGACTTTATTTCTCTGACTGGTGAAGTACTAGAAGTTAGAGCCTTTGCTAAGGATATCTAAATCCAAAAATAACTTTGAAAATAAATTAGGATCCAAAGTTGTATTGAGCTATTAACCTAAAATTAACATttaaaagtttaatttaaagtgtAACAGCAATATTTAATTTCTTAGGTTGTCTTATTAATTGAGTATTATTATTGCTTTTtacaatgttttttattttttaaaacatacAGTAACATTTGAGAGAAACCTCTCATTGTATATTTATGGTGGAAGTCATGGGGGAAAGCATAGAGTAGGCTCATgagctgagcccactccatacacagctGTGATGCCAGTTGTGTTCAACAGCTGCCACCTGGCTGCAAAAGCCAAGATCAGAGATAATTCAGATCCCATCTATTTAACCTCCTAGATTCAaagctgaccatggcatctaatcAGCTAGACAAAAAGAAGGGGTTTCCACTGTTACATGATGCAATCAAATGTTGCGGTATGGTTGACCTGCCAACCCAGGACCTAATAATGGACTCTAGGCCTGTCATGTATGGAAGCTTATTAGACCCTTGCAGAAGTAGGAATTAATAGACTAACATTGGCAGACATCatgcattgcaatacagaagtattgcaatgtattagtaTAAAAATGTAAGTTAAattaaaaatatcaaaatattaAAAACCATAAATATTAAATGGGCAACACACTTTTTCTCATTAatcacaaaaataaataaaaataacaaagtaaACAAAATTGGTATTAGCTTGCCCTTCAAAAGTCCAAACTAAAATGTTTATCCTGCATAATGAATGCCATAAGAAAATGCACTGTGCAAGAGCTGTTGATTATTGGTCACCTCAACCATTCCCCCCAAGGgagtaaaaagggatcaaaagatCTTATGTATACCAAAATGGGACTAATAGGAAATAAAGCGCAATttgacaaaaacaagccctcatgcagtttCATTTATGTAAAAATAGAAAACTTATGCCTTTCAGAACATGgcaaagcaaataaaaaaaagtttttccatttTAAAAGTAGCAAAACCTAACAAGAATTACAATATATGCATATGACATTACTGTAATAGCACTGACCCAATGAATACATTTAATGTGttattttttctgcatattaaagtatgtaaaaacaaaatgcaaaaaatatggAGGACCTACATTTTTTCCAGTCCtctcacatttaaaaaaaaaattcaatacactGTATGACACATTAAATGGCGCCAATAAAACTatagctcatcccacaaaaaaacaagccctcatacggctgaaACAATTAACACTTCTCTCAGGACGggttaaaatgtttcaaaaataatTCTCTACATTATGTAGTAGTAAATAGTACATTTTTTAGCTGTGAAGGATTATTGGTATCTTCACACCTAAAAGTCTATCTGTGAAAATCTcttgtaaaatgtaaatgcaaATTTATTGACATACAGTTTTTTACTGCACATTTACTTTGAATCTTACTCCTCATAATCGAGTAGATAACATATGAAGCAAAATCTGTTAATTTGCAGCAGAAccgcttttttattttattttttttaacatctgctGCATGATTTTGAATCTACTGAGACTAAATTATATTGTTGGGGAAACTCTACAACAAATTcgactttctctggatcaacatagcagGATGGActctttcagccttacaaactatgtatatatatatatatatatatatatatatatatatatatatatatatatgcataagaTTATGTAAATGATCACATAGTAACAGTATTGATGATGCAATAAATGGATGCCACTAGAGGTAGTAATAATAATACTTTGAGCAATGATAATGATGTTACTATGTAGAAAAGCCTTTTTCAAATGTTCTCTTGGCCTCTTATTTAATTTTAAATATGCTTATTTATTATATGCTCATTAATAGAAACTTTTCTATTACTGTCATTTAGTAACCAATTAAAATCTGGAATCTGAGTATTTGTTATGAGCAACATTAAcatatttttgacatttttttaagcATGAGGTCCCACGGTTTTACTTTCTAATTCAAAAGAAAGCATTAGTACCTGAGGAATAATACGACAAGATCTTATGGAATCGTTTAATCCCATCCACTGCTGGAAGTCAGGATATTCTCCCCTCCTCAGGAAGTACTGATGTCCACTGTAGTTGGGACGTTCATACAGCATCCAGTTTCCATTCTCTACGCGGATAGAATTGCAGCGACTGAAGTAGGAGTTCAAGTCAGAACagtcagagctgcactcataagAGCGGCCCTGGAAGTTCCTGTCCTCGTAGAAGATGATCTAGAATAAggcaaaaatgtaacatttttcctGGCTGCACGTACTGCAATTGCTCACTTCTGGAGGAAAACATCAGTTAGTATTGACTTTGTGAAGACAAAATTATCTTGGATCATGATCAATGAGAAGTTGGCATCTATCCTTATGGATCGTGAACACGgagcgtcggtaacaagagggtatccgcttcgtctagaagaaagcaagtttcatcaccaacacagaaggggtttttttactataagagcagtgagactgtggaattctctacctgaggacatggtgatggcataatccatagaggagtttaagagggaactagacgtctttctcgagcggaaggatattacaggatatagacattaggtggccAGCGGGTTTATAGTTCCGGGTATTATATTTAGGTAACTAtccaaggttgatccagggattattctgattgccattacggaTTCGGgagggaattttccccccaaatgggctaattggcttctgcctcaaggtttttgccttcctctggatcaactatgggttgaaacaggctgaactagatggacattgtctttattcagccaaacatactatgttactatgtgaagGGTTGTATGAAAAAACTTAGTTGTCCTGGTATCATTATTCGCAGTCTATGCGTCTATGGAACCCAACAGGCAGAGCTTTGTCCCATCCAGGACAATCCAGGTTACCATCAAGCATTTCATCTACTCCCCAAGTGGATGTATGAGGAACATGAGTTCCGACCAGGTCAGTAGAGGAAGTTCATATTAATTTCCAATCTCAGGTTTACTCATATGATGAGCAATATCACAGCCTTAATCCTTCTTCCCTTCTTGACATTTCCATATGCAATCTTCCCACTTTCTTTGTCCTCCCCCACCAAGTACATCCATTTGTGGTCTTCCTGTGTTTAAACTAATTCATTTTAGTAGGGGTTACAGTTTTTGACCAAGTGAAAAAtgagtattttgttattttattagcTATCCAAGAAACAGTTGCAGACAATGTAACTCTTGATTGTTTTGTTCAACTTTGCTGCATTACATAAATGTAATGTTGTAAGTCCTGATTGATTTGTTATGACCATTATGAAATCAATAAACATTTTGTTAACCAAAATGCTAAAATTTATCATACTAATTTAAACAATGGGAAGCTTGCAGATTAAAGGAACAAAAGAAAATGAATAATAATTAAATGCTAGACCACAAAAAAAGTGGTTATATCTAAGTTAGGATTGTTTTTTGATTATATAAGCTAACGCTAGTTTTGCATTCTATACATTTTTGTCACAAATGTGCTCTAATATTGGTGAAAACAATTTATTATCTTGAACCAGTACTTGATTTCATACAATCAGTAGTCATtaacatttgtatattatataatatacaatattatataatacaatatgtggCTTAGTTTATGTAATTGATAGAAAATATCTTAAAAATTAAGATACTTTCTGTAttggtttatttttaaaaaatgattgcactatttaaaaattttgaaattCACTTCTTAAAATTCAGAAAATGGATGAATATTTGAATGAAGATTGTATACAGAAATATGTATCAATATGACAATAGTTCATCTGTTTTATGTGAAAAATAAACAATAGCTTTACCTTGCCCATTTTGCCTAGAGGATCTCTGATGAGGCGTCGGTGATGTGGAATGACACACAGCTGCCCTTATATACCATGTCCATTGCTAGATCTGCATTACTAACACAATAGACATCTCGCTTAGTACAAACAATGTATAGTATTTCTCTTTTCACTCTATATTAAAGCCGCGAATGTTCAGTCTTTGTATACTTCTGTTGTCAGCTTTTAATTATCACGGGTCCACATTTATTTGCTACTgtcagtaaataaaaaaatagcacAGTAAGTGCACATGCGAATGCTAAAAGCAAAGAATAGGACATATAAATCAACTTctttaaa
This window encodes:
- the LOC136577535 gene encoding gamma-crystallin 1, with protein sequence MGKIIFYEDRNFQGRSYECSSDCSDLNSYFSRCNSIRVENGNWMLYERPNYSGHQYFLRRGEYPDFQQWMGLNDSIRSCRIIPQHRGSFRMRIYEREEFRGQMMEFVEDCPQVHEEFNYHDIHSCNVLEGHWIFYELPNYRGRQYYLRPGEYRRYTEWGAVTPRVGSFRRVQELF